One genomic window of Sphingobacterium oryzagri includes the following:
- a CDS encoding TonB-dependent receptor, with translation MIKIFLAVISLLCTVPVFAQQYVLSGVLRDGQSGETLIGAVVAVEGGEQATSTNAYGFYSLSLPAGRYTLALSYVGYQTQTLAIDLQASQRLNAELQPTDNMLEEVVVSAKKKDRNVRDAQMGALNFTMEEIKNVPVLFGEKDLLKTIQLLPGVQSGGEGSANFYVRGGGSDQNLILLDEATVYNASHLLGFFSTFNSDAIKDVQLYKGGIPAQFGGRISSVLDIAMMDGNQKRFAAEGGIGLIASRLKLEGPIVKDKSSFMISARRTYADMFLKLSNDDDINQSKLYFYDLNAKLNYKLDDRNTLYVSGYFGKDDLGYSDLFSFDWGNATATVRWNHIFNDKLFGNTSLIYSDFTYNVTVSSDDTDFSIASKIRNYDLKQDFSYYANTKSTVRFGFNVLQQSIRPASLNAAASANVNSITVDTRQGIDLAAYVSHEWKPSDRFSVIYGLRINNFMVMGPGTFYDFDEDGEAIGEQAYGSEVIKHYLNLEPRFSASYLLNQTSSVKASYNRIAQNLHQLTNTTSSLPTDQYVVSSLNIKPQIADQGAIGYFRNFNDNAYEFSVEAYYKYMQNQIDFRNGADLQANRQLEGELLFGIGRAYGLEWYLRKNVGKLNGWISYTLSKSERKFTEIDNGNWFSARQDRTHDLSIVGMYELSKKWTLGATFVFNTGNAVTFPSGKYEVDGRSMFYYTERNGYRMPNYHRLDLSATYEPIKKNKRFQSSWTFGVYNAYNRRNAYIIDFRDSETTPNATEAYQVALFGIIPSVTWNFKF, from the coding sequence ATGATTAAAATTTTTTTAGCTGTGATCAGCTTGCTGTGTACGGTTCCGGTTTTCGCTCAGCAATATGTTTTGAGTGGTGTATTGCGCGATGGACAGTCGGGCGAGACGCTGATCGGAGCAGTTGTGGCCGTAGAAGGCGGCGAACAAGCGACTAGTACCAATGCTTATGGTTTTTATTCGCTAAGCCTGCCTGCCGGAAGATATACGTTGGCCTTATCTTACGTAGGTTATCAAACGCAAACGTTGGCTATTGATCTGCAGGCCAGCCAGCGTTTAAATGCCGAGCTGCAGCCTACCGATAATATGCTGGAAGAAGTCGTGGTGTCAGCCAAAAAGAAAGACCGCAATGTGCGCGATGCGCAAATGGGCGCGTTAAATTTTACGATGGAGGAAATTAAAAATGTTCCGGTTCTTTTTGGGGAAAAAGATCTGCTGAAAACCATACAGTTGCTTCCGGGTGTGCAAAGCGGTGGTGAGGGCAGTGCAAACTTTTATGTGCGCGGCGGTGGATCAGACCAAAACTTGATTTTGTTGGATGAGGCGACCGTCTACAATGCATCTCACTTACTTGGATTTTTCTCGACATTCAACTCCGATGCCATTAAAGATGTGCAACTGTATAAAGGTGGTATACCGGCGCAGTTTGGTGGTCGGATTTCCTCCGTACTGGATATCGCCATGATGGATGGTAACCAAAAACGCTTTGCTGCGGAAGGTGGTATAGGACTTATCGCTTCTCGCCTTAAATTGGAAGGACCGATCGTAAAAGACAAGAGTTCGTTTATGATCAGTGCGCGCCGTACCTATGCCGATATGTTTCTAAAGCTTTCTAACGATGATGATATCAACCAAAGTAAGCTCTATTTCTATGACTTAAATGCCAAATTAAACTACAAGCTGGATGATCGAAATACGTTGTACGTATCGGGCTATTTTGGTAAAGATGACTTAGGTTATTCTGACCTGTTTAGTTTTGATTGGGGAAATGCGACGGCTACTGTGCGGTGGAACCATATTTTTAACGATAAATTGTTTGGTAATACATCTTTGATCTACAGTGATTTTACGTATAACGTGACCGTTTCCAGCGACGATACAGATTTTAGTATCGCGTCGAAAATTCGAAATTACGATTTGAAACAGGACTTTTCTTACTACGCTAATACTAAAAGTACGGTGCGCTTTGGATTTAATGTACTGCAGCAATCGATTCGCCCGGCGAGCTTGAATGCTGCAGCTAGTGCAAACGTCAACTCGATTACGGTCGATACGCGGCAGGGGATAGATTTGGCGGCTTATGTTTCGCATGAATGGAAGCCAAGCGATCGTTTTTCGGTGATTTATGGCTTACGGATCAATAATTTTATGGTGATGGGACCAGGCACCTTTTATGATTTTGACGAAGATGGTGAAGCAATCGGTGAGCAGGCCTACGGTAGCGAAGTCATTAAGCACTACCTCAACTTGGAACCGCGCTTTTCTGCGAGCTATCTGCTGAATCAAACCAGTAGCGTGAAAGCTTCATACAATCGAATCGCGCAAAATTTGCATCAATTGACCAATACGACATCGAGCTTGCCGACCGATCAATATGTGGTGAGCAGCTTAAATATCAAACCGCAGATTGCCGATCAAGGAGCGATTGGTTATTTCCGTAATTTTAACGATAATGCCTATGAGTTTTCGGTGGAAGCCTATTATAAGTATATGCAAAATCAGATTGATTTTCGCAACGGGGCCGACTTACAAGCTAATCGGCAATTGGAAGGCGAACTTTTGTTTGGTATCGGCCGCGCTTATGGATTGGAATGGTATTTACGTAAAAACGTGGGTAAATTAAACGGTTGGATCAGTTATACGCTTTCCAAAAGTGAGCGCAAATTTACCGAGATCGATAATGGCAATTGGTTTAGTGCGCGTCAGGATCGTACGCACGATCTTTCGATCGTCGGAATGTATGAATTGTCTAAAAAATGGACGCTAGGCGCCACATTTGTGTTTAATACCGGCAATGCGGTCACTTTTCCGAGTGGTAAATATGAGGTAGATGGCAGATCGATGTTTTATTACACCGAACGCAACGGCTACCGCATGCCAAACTATCACCGTTTGGATTTATCGGCCACATACGAGCCTATCAAGAAGAACAAGCGTTTTCAATCCAGTTGGACATTCGGCGTTTACAATGCTTACAACCGTAGAAATGCCTATATCATTGATTTCCGCGACAGCGAAACAACGCCAAACGCTACAGAGGCTTATCAGGTAGCTCTTTTTGGAATCATCCCATCGGTTACTTGGAATTTTAAATTTTAA
- a CDS encoding DUF4397 domain-containing protein: MKKLSIQLLSCLFLGIITLSSCLKGDDDYVRPPAGYMTFINAFPESAGLHFQLDSRMLNNGYRPLPFREYTVAALYAGNRNIRVFPAEENRTLIDSTITVRDSVAYSSFVYGTKTAPKFAMTQDRSLENLGNRVAFRFLNLANGVSNVNVFIGNESTASFANRPVETGATAVSNQTFMAKETSNASITVTDASGTTIASRESYSFKQGFYYTLILIGTKDNSTTPLYVGVIAH; encoded by the coding sequence ATGAAAAAGTTATCTATACAATTATTAAGCTGCCTCTTTCTAGGCATCATTACTCTCAGCAGTTGTTTGAAAGGCGACGACGATTATGTACGGCCTCCGGCGGGTTACATGACTTTTATTAATGCATTTCCGGAATCTGCCGGCTTGCATTTTCAACTGGACAGCCGTATGCTGAACAACGGCTACCGCCCTCTACCATTTCGCGAATACACTGTTGCGGCGCTATATGCCGGAAACCGCAATATTCGGGTATTTCCCGCCGAAGAAAACAGAACGTTGATCGATTCTACTATTACGGTGCGTGATAGCGTGGCATACTCCTCATTTGTCTATGGAACGAAGACGGCTCCAAAATTTGCCATGACGCAAGACAGAAGCCTGGAAAATTTGGGTAATCGCGTAGCGTTCCGCTTTCTAAACCTCGCAAATGGCGTGAGCAATGTTAACGTCTTTATCGGTAATGAAAGCACGGCATCTTTTGCAAACAGACCTGTAGAAACGGGCGCAACCGCGGTAAGTAACCAAACATTTATGGCCAAGGAAACAAGTAATGCTTCTATCACTGTTACAGACGCTAGCGGCACAACGATTGCTTCGCGAGAAAGCTACAGCTTTAAACAAGGGTTTTATTACACGCTGATACTTATCGGTACAAAAGACAATAGCACTACCCCACTTTACGTCGGCGTGATTGCTCATTAA
- a CDS encoding FAD-binding and (Fe-S)-binding domain-containing protein — protein sequence MQLIEKLSQLSSQLQGDLFYRTDDARHQTMRYAYATDASVYQELPLAVAIPASEADLRLLIKFAVIAKVTLIPRTAGTSLAGQVVGSGIVVDVSRHFNRILELNVEEQWVRVEPGVIRDDLNSYLKPHGLMFGPETSTASRAMIGGMVGNNSSGLHSIVWGDTRKNLLAAELLLDDASSVRFEQLNEAQFFQKLTADSREGEIYRALNSLLTDATNQQHIRDGFPKKSLTRRNTGYALDFMIDRDAPFDLCQLLAGSEGTLGIITAVKLQLMPLPPAEIGLLCVHFADMVECMEGNIVALAHQPEASELVDKYILDFTVGHPTYQYNRFFIEGDPEALLIVEFRADNLATLQQKAQALTLDLQQRGLGYAYPLVTGAQPTTMVWDVRKAGLGLIRNLPGDEQPVNLIEDCAVSPEDLPAYVTDVKALLAAEGVHASYYAHAGAGELHIEPFINLKTPEGKSKFRRILDKTTDLVLKYNGSLSGEHGDGRLRGEFIGKVLGQAVYNLLQQTKLIFDPNGVFNANKIVNTPPMDSALRYDKVLDGRTISTYFDFTKDESILRLAEKCSGSGDCRKTEITGGTMCPSFMATRDEKDTTRARANMLRQFLTNSTKKNRFDHAEIKEVMDLCLSCKACKSECPSSVDVAKMKAEFLQHYYDAHGAPFRASLIANFTKSQRLGSYVAPLYNMIVETPFLANMVKTVAGFAAARSLPKVHATTLSTWVKKQNRQQPKQQRRVYLFSDEFTEFNDTDIGIKAFKLLTALGYEVIIPEHLESGRTYLSKGFVKKAQQLANHNVTLLAPLITAETPLLGIEPSAIISFRDEYLDLVDPSKRVMASKLAVNTLMLDEFLVREIEAGHLHREQFTSEAKHIKLHGHCYQKAFHLVGYTEKLLSFPAGYSVEVIPSGCCGMAGSFGYEKEHYAVSMQVAELVLLPAVRAAAADTIIAAAGTSCRHQIKDGANRKSYHPVEILYDALLP from the coding sequence GTGCAACTAATAGAAAAGCTCAGCCAACTTTCTTCGCAGCTCCAAGGTGATTTGTTTTACCGAACAGATGATGCGCGCCATCAAACCATGCGCTATGCGTATGCAACGGACGCTTCGGTATATCAAGAACTGCCGTTAGCCGTCGCTATTCCGGCATCTGAAGCTGATTTGAGGCTGTTGATCAAGTTTGCGGTTATCGCAAAGGTGACACTTATCCCGCGTACAGCAGGCACGTCGCTGGCCGGCCAAGTGGTGGGCAGCGGAATCGTGGTAGATGTTTCGCGACATTTCAACCGGATATTGGAATTAAATGTTGAAGAGCAGTGGGTGCGCGTCGAGCCAGGTGTTATTCGTGACGATCTTAACAGTTATTTAAAACCGCACGGTTTGATGTTTGGACCGGAAACCTCGACGGCAAGCCGGGCGATGATCGGCGGAATGGTGGGCAACAACTCCTCTGGCTTACACTCAATCGTTTGGGGCGATACTCGCAAAAATTTATTAGCCGCGGAACTGTTATTGGATGATGCTTCCAGTGTGCGTTTTGAGCAGCTTAACGAGGCGCAGTTCTTTCAAAAGCTGACGGCCGACTCGCGTGAAGGCGAAATTTATCGAGCCTTGAATAGTTTGTTGACAGATGCGACAAACCAGCAACATATCCGGGATGGTTTTCCAAAAAAATCATTGACAAGACGAAACACGGGCTACGCACTCGATTTTATGATTGATCGCGATGCGCCATTTGACCTGTGCCAATTGTTGGCGGGTTCAGAAGGTACGTTGGGCATTATTACAGCGGTTAAGTTGCAACTTATGCCGCTGCCGCCTGCTGAAATAGGACTGCTGTGCGTGCATTTTGCCGATATGGTAGAATGTATGGAGGGCAATATTGTCGCGCTGGCGCATCAGCCGGAAGCGTCGGAATTGGTTGATAAATATATTTTAGATTTTACTGTCGGGCACCCGACGTATCAATACAATCGATTCTTTATTGAGGGTGATCCGGAAGCGTTGTTAATCGTCGAATTTCGTGCGGATAATCTAGCTACATTGCAACAAAAAGCGCAGGCACTCACGCTGGATTTGCAGCAACGCGGATTGGGATATGCTTATCCGTTGGTGACGGGCGCGCAGCCAACCACGATGGTGTGGGATGTTCGGAAAGCTGGATTAGGATTAATTCGTAATCTGCCGGGCGATGAGCAACCTGTTAATCTTATCGAAGATTGTGCCGTATCTCCAGAAGATTTGCCGGCTTATGTAACCGATGTTAAAGCCTTACTTGCTGCTGAAGGCGTGCACGCTTCGTATTATGCGCATGCTGGAGCGGGCGAACTGCATATCGAGCCATTTATCAATTTGAAAACGCCGGAGGGAAAAAGCAAATTTCGCCGGATATTGGATAAAACCACGGATCTGGTATTGAAGTATAATGGATCTTTAAGCGGTGAGCATGGCGACGGGCGTTTGCGCGGTGAGTTTATCGGCAAGGTTTTGGGACAAGCCGTGTACAATTTATTGCAACAAACCAAGTTGATTTTTGATCCAAACGGTGTTTTCAATGCCAATAAGATTGTAAATACGCCACCGATGGACAGCGCTTTGCGCTATGATAAAGTGTTGGATGGCCGCACGATCTCAACATACTTTGATTTTACGAAAGATGAAAGCATTCTCCGGCTGGCCGAAAAATGCTCAGGTTCCGGCGATTGTAGAAAAACGGAGATTACCGGCGGTACAATGTGCCCGTCGTTTATGGCCACGCGTGATGAAAAGGATACCACACGCGCACGCGCAAATATGCTGCGGCAATTTTTAACGAATTCTACCAAAAAGAATCGGTTTGACCATGCCGAGATCAAAGAGGTTATGGATCTTTGCTTAAGTTGCAAAGCTTGTAAAAGTGAATGCCCATCAAGCGTAGATGTGGCAAAAATGAAAGCAGAATTTTTGCAGCATTACTACGATGCACACGGAGCGCCTTTCCGGGCCTCACTGATCGCTAATTTTACCAAAAGCCAGCGGCTCGGTTCCTACGTCGCGCCGTTATATAATATGATCGTGGAGACACCTTTTTTGGCCAATATGGTCAAGACGGTTGCCGGGTTTGCAGCGGCGCGTTCGCTTCCGAAGGTGCATGCAACAACGCTTTCAACATGGGTGAAAAAGCAAAACCGGCAGCAACCGAAGCAGCAACGGCGGGTTTATCTCTTTAGTGATGAGTTTACCGAATTTAATGATACAGATATTGGCATAAAAGCCTTTAAACTCTTGACAGCGCTGGGCTATGAAGTGATTATTCCTGAACACCTGGAAAGTGGCCGTACATATCTCTCTAAAGGCTTTGTGAAAAAAGCACAGCAGCTTGCCAATCATAATGTGACTTTGTTGGCTCCGCTGATTACTGCGGAAACGCCTTTACTCGGTATCGAACCATCGGCCATTATCAGTTTTCGCGACGAATACCTCGATTTAGTCGATCCGTCAAAGCGTGTTATGGCAAGCAAACTGGCGGTAAATACCTTGATGCTGGATGAGTTTTTAGTGCGGGAAATCGAAGCCGGACATCTTCATCGGGAACAATTTACGAGCGAAGCAAAGCATATTAAACTACACGGACATTGTTATCAAAAGGCATTTCATCTCGTAGGATATACGGAAAAACTGCTTTCCTTTCCTGCTGGATACAGCGTGGAAGTTATTCCTTCGGGATGTTGTGGGATGGCCGGATCGTTCGGTTATGAGAAAGAACATTATGCTGTTTCTATGCAAGTGGCCGAGCTGGTATTGCTACCGGCTGTTCGTGCTGCTGCTGCTGATACCATTATCGCGGCTGCGGGCACATCGTGCAGACATCAGATTAAAGATGGTGCCAATAGAAAATCGTATCACCCTGTTGAAATATTGTATGATGCTTTACTGCCGTAA
- a CDS encoding outer membrane beta-barrel protein → MAKVGDTSASYTNYFFYPKLNLVYALADQKNITVGYERQLLRLSSIALNPQTRFTGFQRGTSGNVDLQPRVTDHYFSRLYLNGHNVSINYKKHSNQRIFIPLNEEQPYIREQTTYNYFHQYYISYNKNLAFGRIWEVNTGLYYYFNRMKTTDFTFVNTKADNIMVDVANDFTLGKHKFNMTFSYMSTDYFPYGEMKPVLYNSMSYSRLFLGDNLGVSLFIQDFLGLTRENAYNYHPLIASNAEYMTNQRRVSLQLSYRIPVGKKSRSSNYKTDRRDEIRL, encoded by the coding sequence ATTGCAAAAGTCGGAGATACCTCCGCGAGCTATACTAACTATTTTTTTTACCCGAAATTAAACCTGGTTTATGCATTAGCTGATCAGAAAAACATAACGGTTGGTTACGAACGGCAGCTATTGCGGCTAAGTTCTATTGCATTAAATCCGCAAACGCGATTCACCGGATTTCAACGAGGTACGAGTGGGAATGTAGACTTACAGCCAAGGGTGACAGACCACTATTTTTCGCGTTTGTACCTCAACGGTCATAATGTATCGATCAACTATAAAAAACACAGCAACCAACGTATTTTCATTCCATTAAATGAAGAACAACCGTACATCCGCGAGCAAACTACGTACAACTATTTTCATCAATACTATATTTCTTACAATAAAAACTTAGCTTTTGGGCGTATTTGGGAAGTTAACACAGGGCTTTACTACTACTTTAATCGTATGAAAACGACGGATTTTACATTTGTCAACACAAAAGCAGATAACATAATGGTCGACGTTGCCAACGACTTTACCTTGGGCAAGCATAAATTTAATATGACTTTTTCCTACATGTCTACGGATTATTTTCCTTATGGCGAGATGAAACCTGTATTATATAATAGCATGAGTTATAGTCGTTTGTTTTTGGGCGATAATTTGGGTGTGTCACTCTTTATCCAAGATTTTTTAGGCCTGACTAGAGAAAATGCATACAACTATCATCCGCTGATCGCGAGTAATGCCGAATATATGACTAACCAACGGCGTGTGTCGCTGCAATTATCTTACAGAATTCCGGTAGGAAAGAAAAGCAGATCTAGCAATTACAAGACGGACAGACGAGATGAAATTAGGCTGTAA
- a CDS encoding DMT family transporter, with product MTKENQGTPAAASIIFAYLVVYIVWGSTFFFIEKALRSFSPFVLGSIRFFIAGSMLMSYCKLRGYKLYIKSVVKDALFIGFLLLFVDMAAIIWSEQYISSAIVTILSSAAAIWFVLFDKPRWKQNFSSVPIVTGLIFGFIGVIMLFAEQLLADDSNEAHKDMKLIAMIVLMLGTVGWTVGSLISKYSKEKKDREAGTDKEDLHVMVKTAWQMVSAGVAFTLVALISGEYSRFDISAVAPVDWGAMAYLATMGSILAFGSYIWLLQHRPATEVSTYAYINPIVALILAHFFTSHHVTSLQIAGLVVVLLSVLLMNWNLYRDNKKFKVYQRAKRLKKLREMAPKSSIPRIMEISNFNNKHEKKKGKAEEEIS from the coding sequence ATGACAAAAGAGAACCAAGGCACACCAGCCGCAGCAAGCATTATTTTTGCTTACCTGGTTGTTTACATCGTATGGGGATCTACCTTTTTCTTTATTGAAAAAGCGTTGCGAAGCTTTAGTCCTTTCGTATTAGGATCCATTCGTTTTTTTATCGCAGGTTCGATGCTGATGAGCTATTGTAAATTACGTGGTTACAAGCTCTACATCAAATCTGTCGTTAAAGATGCCTTGTTTATTGGTTTTCTGCTTCTTTTCGTCGATATGGCGGCCATTATTTGGTCGGAGCAATATATATCGAGCGCTATTGTTACCATTCTTTCTTCAGCTGCCGCCATTTGGTTCGTTCTTTTTGATAAACCGAGGTGGAAACAAAATTTTTCCAGTGTACCTATTGTTACGGGGTTAATCTTCGGTTTTATCGGTGTGATCATGTTATTTGCGGAACAACTTTTAGCAGACGACAGCAACGAAGCGCATAAAGACATGAAGTTGATCGCCATGATCGTATTGATGTTGGGAACGGTGGGCTGGACAGTGGGCTCGTTGATATCCAAATACAGCAAAGAGAAGAAAGATCGCGAGGCTGGTACAGATAAAGAAGATCTGCATGTGATGGTAAAAACTGCCTGGCAGATGGTTTCGGCGGGTGTAGCTTTTACCCTGGTCGCGCTCATTAGCGGAGAATACAGCCGCTTTGATATTTCTGCCGTTGCACCTGTCGATTGGGGAGCGATGGCTTACCTCGCTACGATGGGTTCTATTTTAGCCTTTGGCAGTTATATCTGGCTTTTGCAGCACCGCCCAGCCACCGAAGTGAGTACGTATGCGTACATCAATCCGATTGTTGCCTTAATTTTGGCGCACTTTTTCACTAGTCACCACGTAACTTCCTTACAAATTGCCGGTTTAGTTGTGGTTTTACTGAGCGTGTTGCTGATGAATTGGAACCTCTACCGTGATAACAAAAAATTCAAAGTTTATCAGCGTGCAAAGCGGCTGAAAAAACTGCGGGAGATGGCACCGAAGAGTAGCATACCGCGAATTATGGAAATCTCCAACTTCAACAACAAGCACGAGAAAAAGAAAGGCAAAGCGGAGGAAGAAATCTCTTAA
- a CDS encoding alpha/beta hydrolase, whose product MKNILSLFAGLLCALCVRAAQVDTLLVFSKPMNKSIKTVVVSPTGKKASSTLYLLHGYSGNYSNWVNNAPQVKQLVDEYGYVVVCPDGGFDSWYWDTDNANYQYETFITKELLPFIEKTYHVQSDRMHRAITGLSMGGHGALYLAFKHQDLFAFAGSTSGGVDIRPFPNNWNIKARLGAYHEQPKAWDEHTVMELTHLVQPGNLQLFIDCGTADFFFDVNNKLHEKLTYLNIPHHYLTMPGKHDWHYWSRSIVFQMAFFQQCFLATTTTK is encoded by the coding sequence ATGAAGAATATCCTTTCGCTATTTGCCGGCCTTTTGTGCGCTTTGTGCGTGCGAGCAGCACAGGTAGATACCTTACTGGTTTTTAGCAAACCGATGAATAAATCGATTAAAACGGTGGTTGTGTCGCCTACGGGAAAAAAAGCGAGTTCGACTTTGTATTTGCTACACGGCTACTCGGGCAATTATAGCAACTGGGTGAATAATGCGCCGCAGGTGAAGCAACTGGTTGATGAATATGGCTATGTAGTGGTTTGTCCTGACGGCGGTTTTGACAGCTGGTATTGGGATACGGATAATGCCAATTACCAATACGAGACATTTATCACCAAAGAACTACTTCCTTTTATCGAAAAGACTTATCACGTACAAAGCGATCGAATGCATCGTGCCATTACAGGTTTGAGCATGGGCGGTCATGGTGCGCTCTATTTGGCTTTTAAACACCAGGATCTTTTTGCTTTTGCGGGTAGTACATCTGGGGGTGTGGATATTCGTCCTTTTCCCAATAATTGGAATATAAAAGCGCGCCTCGGTGCATACCATGAACAGCCGAAAGCGTGGGATGAACATACGGTGATGGAATTGACGCACCTCGTGCAACCGGGCAATCTGCAGCTTTTTATCGATTGTGGCACCGCCGATTTTTTCTTTGATGTGAATAATAAATTGCATGAAAAACTAACTTACCTTAATATTCCACACCATTATTTAACCATGCCAGGCAAACACGATTGGCATTACTGGTCCCGCTCGATTGTTTTTCAAATGGCATTTTTCCAACAGTGTTTTTTAGCTACAACAACTACCAAATAA
- a CDS encoding Lrp/AsnC family transcriptional regulator produces MAKLEFNLDQIDYQILRIMQDNARTNNADIARELGMAPSAILERVKKLEQKEVILQYNAKINPDALDQKLLSFIFIKAQDIIGEQKVGLLLADIPEVQEVHDIAGDDGYLIKVRTNDAAGLVDLMRNSLGKIEGIISTRTTIVLETVKEEQKLVVPTKK; encoded by the coding sequence ATGGCAAAATTGGAATTCAACTTAGATCAAATCGACTATCAGATTCTGCGTATCATGCAAGATAATGCGCGCACGAACAATGCGGATATTGCGCGTGAATTGGGCATGGCGCCGTCTGCGATTCTCGAACGTGTCAAAAAGCTGGAACAGAAAGAGGTTATTTTGCAATACAACGCAAAAATCAATCCGGACGCGCTGGATCAGAAGCTGTTATCTTTTATTTTCATCAAAGCGCAAGACATTATCGGTGAACAAAAGGTAGGTTTATTACTGGCCGACATTCCAGAGGTGCAAGAAGTACATGATATTGCCGGCGATGATGGCTACCTCATTAAGGTCCGCACAAACGACGCGGCAGGGCTAGTTGACCTGATGCGTAATTCGCTTGGAAAAATCGAAGGTATTATTTCCACCCGCACCACTATTGTTTTAGAAACCGTCAAAGAAGAGCAAAAGCTCGTTGTTCCAACAAAGAAGTAA